The following are encoded together in the Capsulimonas corticalis genome:
- a CDS encoding cbb3-type cytochrome c oxidase subunit II: MKMTPFVIVTGSTLILFGVILANIAAPSWVFRPLPSANAAPYTPLQLEGRALYVKNGCVYCHSQETRPMDWGVGSGEAAQPGDYAYDSPHLIGSSRTGPDLFREGGYHTDDWHWAHFENPRYTRPQSIMPSFKYIRGHERSALIAYVQCLGGRRGESRAEEQGSLKPRLIAYYAKGPADNVAYLNKTIPKQWLEMPNPVPASPGSIERGRVVYAAFCTGCHGAYGDGRGAAKPYLNPPPMDFTLVQASGANPSSGQRGFHFNPSKNKVSTLNNGAIYYAVLYGLPGSAMPAFKGQLESEKIWDVGNYIGASFMAWKKQEYKGRYDELARSWDFVPCSAVRVAQTNAGRNTQKWQTQGRHPG; encoded by the coding sequence ATGAAGATGACTCCCTTCGTAATCGTGACGGGCTCCACCCTGATCCTATTCGGCGTCATTCTGGCGAACATTGCGGCGCCGTCCTGGGTGTTTCGGCCGCTTCCCAGCGCCAACGCCGCGCCCTATACGCCTCTGCAGCTGGAAGGGAGAGCATTGTATGTCAAGAACGGCTGCGTTTACTGTCATTCTCAGGAGACGCGCCCGATGGACTGGGGGGTCGGAAGCGGTGAGGCGGCGCAGCCAGGCGACTACGCCTATGACTCCCCGCACCTGATCGGCAGTTCGCGTACCGGCCCGGACCTCTTTCGTGAGGGTGGGTATCATACCGACGATTGGCACTGGGCGCACTTTGAAAATCCCCGATACACGAGGCCACAGTCGATCATGCCTTCGTTCAAGTATATCCGAGGACACGAACGATCGGCGCTCATCGCCTATGTTCAGTGTTTGGGAGGCCGCCGAGGAGAGTCCCGCGCGGAGGAGCAGGGAAGCCTCAAACCCAGGCTCATCGCATACTATGCGAAAGGCCCAGCCGACAACGTTGCTTATCTGAATAAAACGATTCCCAAACAATGGCTGGAGATGCCCAACCCCGTCCCAGCTTCTCCCGGCTCGATCGAGCGCGGCCGCGTCGTCTACGCGGCGTTTTGTACCGGCTGCCACGGGGCCTACGGCGATGGGCGAGGCGCGGCGAAACCTTATCTCAATCCTCCGCCCATGGACTTCACTCTGGTTCAAGCCTCTGGAGCGAATCCGAGTTCTGGGCAGCGCGGCTTCCATTTCAACCCGAGCAAGAACAAAGTCAGCACTCTGAACAACGGCGCGATTTACTACGCAGTTCTTTACGGTTTACCAGGAAGCGCCATGCCGGCGTTTAAAGGCCAATTGGAATCGGAAAAAATATGGGACGTGGGCAACTACATTGGCGCTTCATTCATGGCCTGGAAGAAGCAGGAATACAAAGGGAGATACGACGAACTAGCGCGTTCATGGGATTTTGTCCCTTGCTCCGCCGTCCGAGTAGCGCAGACAAATGCAGGACGAAATACTCAAAAATGGCAAACCCAGGGACGCCATCCAGGGTAA